The following are from one region of the Georgenia sp. M64 genome:
- a CDS encoding M48 family metalloprotease: MATPGRWAPDVGSHHPATATLTAFALLTATILLAGVFVGQWLAMGEPAGTSLHWMVAVPLVILVATAGLVAAQPGRRVRSDDLVPVPPQSPGARRHADVAAQAGLVPAPELVWNPQDPRTGALALGRPGRYLVRVTPALLGTARRRPATYDAVVRHELAHVRHHDVALAYLALYSWYATLPVLAVPVVLRLAGGDRSLLPSYLVRAVALASAVYLARAFLLRRREHEADLRAAMWSGDPHGVAAVFGRVPGPPGHRLLRKRRLLALHPTGPERVAYVLDPGRRARLSPATLLVAGFAAGAALPLLQALAAEAFAWDALTAARAARAVSFGGLGAVVGAEVWRTGSVGRPVNGPGRTAATGAALAAGVAVGALLSLGGTGLVQGSAVDAVAAGLTGLLLGAVLVVGRELAAGPPRAVALGAAVACALAADAVTGVAELVAGGLSVFVLAFLPFVAAQSPAAWLLGLAVVAVATGALVRDRRTDHHRRLATAAVAGLVGAAAAVVAGAVADELGLGGLIWAPVGAALAVLVVVGVRGLADGVLAGAVTVVLAAPAGVVVAAVRAGGPLGTDGVWAVLEPAAATVTLAGLPLLAGVGVLRRPGAPREAGRLVLVTTVVALVSAVTTAVLAPADSPAPSDAGALGAYLSEELPLLVVLRDTAAVAYEEALYFPRGGDVAADLRGRVVGLYDDAIDAADDVEAGFPLGGAPELRQLHEAYRDVVVAERALTLAAAQAQVDPAATAQAQTAATAAAAAMARWTELHEAALGTLGEAGR, encoded by the coding sequence GTGGCCACGCCCGGACGGTGGGCACCCGACGTCGGCTCGCACCACCCGGCCACCGCGACGCTGACCGCGTTCGCCCTTCTCACCGCCACGATCCTCCTCGCCGGGGTGTTCGTCGGGCAGTGGCTCGCCATGGGTGAGCCGGCCGGGACGTCCCTGCACTGGATGGTCGCGGTACCCCTCGTCATCCTCGTCGCCACCGCGGGCCTGGTCGCGGCCCAGCCCGGACGGCGGGTGCGCTCGGACGACCTCGTCCCCGTGCCGCCACAGAGCCCGGGGGCGCGCCGGCACGCCGACGTCGCCGCGCAGGCCGGGCTCGTCCCGGCACCGGAGCTCGTGTGGAACCCGCAGGACCCCCGCACCGGCGCCCTCGCGCTCGGGCGGCCGGGTCGTTACCTCGTCCGGGTCACCCCCGCCCTCCTGGGTACGGCCCGACGCCGGCCGGCCACGTACGACGCCGTCGTGCGGCACGAGCTCGCCCACGTCCGCCACCACGACGTCGCCCTGGCGTACCTCGCGCTGTACTCCTGGTACGCGACGCTGCCGGTCCTGGCTGTCCCCGTCGTCCTCCGGCTCGCGGGCGGCGACCGGTCCCTCCTGCCGAGCTACCTCGTCCGCGCAGTCGCCCTGGCGAGCGCGGTGTACCTCGCCAGGGCGTTCCTGCTGCGCCGGCGTGAGCACGAGGCCGACCTCCGCGCGGCGATGTGGTCCGGCGACCCGCACGGGGTGGCTGCGGTCTTCGGCCGGGTGCCCGGCCCGCCCGGGCACCGTCTCCTCCGCAAGCGCCGTCTCCTCGCGCTGCACCCCACCGGGCCCGAGCGAGTCGCCTACGTCCTGGACCCGGGCCGGCGAGCGCGGCTGAGCCCGGCGACCCTGCTCGTCGCCGGGTTCGCCGCCGGCGCCGCGCTCCCCCTGCTCCAGGCGCTGGCCGCCGAGGCGTTCGCCTGGGACGCTCTCACTGCCGCCCGGGCCGCGCGAGCCGTGTCCTTCGGGGGCCTCGGCGCCGTCGTCGGCGCGGAGGTCTGGCGCACCGGCTCCGTGGGCCGGCCGGTCAACGGTCCGGGCCGGACCGCCGCCACGGGTGCGGCGCTCGCCGCCGGGGTGGCGGTCGGCGCCCTCCTCTCGCTCGGCGGGACCGGCCTCGTCCAGGGCTCCGCCGTCGACGCCGTCGCAGCGGGCCTGACGGGCCTGCTCCTGGGCGCCGTCCTCGTCGTGGGCCGAGAGCTCGCCGCCGGGCCTCCGCGCGCGGTGGCCCTGGGAGCTGCGGTGGCGTGCGCTCTCGCCGCCGACGCGGTGACCGGCGTGGCCGAGCTCGTCGCCGGGGGCCTGTCCGTCTTCGTCCTCGCGTTCCTGCCGTTCGTGGCCGCGCAGAGTCCGGCGGCGTGGCTGCTCGGCCTCGCGGTGGTCGCCGTCGCGACGGGCGCTCTGGTCCGGGACCGCCGAACCGACCACCACCGGCGGCTCGCGACGGCGGCGGTGGCCGGTCTGGTGGGCGCGGCTGCCGCGGTGGTGGCCGGCGCGGTCGCCGACGAGCTTGGACTCGGGGGTCTGATCTGGGCACCTGTCGGGGCGGCCCTGGCGGTGCTGGTCGTCGTCGGGGTGCGGGGCCTCGCCGACGGCGTCCTCGCCGGCGCCGTCACCGTCGTCCTCGCCGCGCCGGCCGGCGTCGTGGTCGCCGCGGTCCGGGCCGGGGGCCCGCTCGGCACCGACGGGGTCTGGGCGGTCCTGGAGCCGGCCGCCGCGACCGTGACACTTGCCGGTCTGCCGCTGCTCGCCGGGGTCGGCGTCCTCCGCCGCCCCGGCGCCCCACGGGAGGCCGGACGACTGGTCCTCGTGACCACCGTCGTCGCCCTCGTCTCGGCGGTGACGACGGCGGTTCTCGCCCCCGCCGACAGCCCCGCCCCATCCGACGCCGGTGCCCTGGGGGCGTACCTGAGCGAGGAGCTTCCCCTGCTCGTCGTGCTGCGGGACACCGCCGCGGTGGCGTACGAGGAGGCCCTGTACTTCCCGCGCGGGGGTGACGTCGCGGCGGACCTCCGCGGGCGCGTCGTGGGGTTGTACGACGACGCCATCGACGCCGCCGACGACGTCGAGGCCGGCTTCCCCCTCGGTGGCGCCCCGGAGCTGCGGCAGCTCCACGAGGCCTACCGCGACGTCGTGGTGGCCGAACGTGCGCTCACCCTGGCGGCCGCCCAGGCCCAGGTGGACCCTGCGGCGACGGCGCAGGCCCAGACCGCCGCGACAGCAGCGGCCGCGGCGATGGCACGGTGGACCGAGCTTCATGAAGCAGCTCTGGGGACGCTCGGCGAGGCCGGCCGGTGA
- a CDS encoding MarR family winged helix-turn-helix transcriptional regulator, giving the protein MPAQEPNTIAMLGQAYSLLGFRIVEGVVGAGYPQKPRHSAVFAQIGREGARLSDLARGANMTPQSMLELVDELEELGYLRREPDPTDRRAKLIRLTPLGERTVDAGRATVSGIEQTITQVLGAEGHAELRRLLGRLLTEVGDQA; this is encoded by the coding sequence GTGCCGGCGCAAGAGCCCAACACCATCGCGATGCTCGGGCAGGCCTACAGCCTCCTGGGCTTTCGCATCGTCGAGGGCGTCGTGGGAGCGGGGTACCCGCAGAAGCCGCGACACTCGGCCGTGTTCGCCCAGATCGGGCGCGAGGGCGCGCGCTTGAGCGATCTCGCCCGCGGGGCGAACATGACGCCGCAGTCGATGCTCGAGCTCGTGGACGAGCTCGAGGAGCTCGGGTACCTGCGCCGCGAGCCGGACCCGACGGACCGGCGGGCGAAGCTCATCCGCCTCACCCCTCTCGGGGAGCGGACGGTCGACGCCGGCCGGGCGACCGTGAGCGGGATCGAGCAGACGATCACCCAGGTGCTCGGCGCCGAGGGGCACGCCGAGCTCCGCCGTCTGCTCGGGCGGCTGCTCACCGAGGTGGGGGACCAGGCTTAG
- a CDS encoding DUF1697 domain-containing protein, which produces MSTRYAALLRGIAPSNPNMTNDKLRGVFEGLGFDSVASVLASGNIVFSGRRSDVPTLERRIQRALHRELGIPGGTIVREHAELRALLDSDPFPGLTHGRGTYLTATFLKDGAQPPDRLPERSDPRARVVGFDDAARVFLAVIDNSDPGRTPDFMAWLEKTYGKDITTRTWLTVQRIVTKMES; this is translated from the coding sequence GTGAGCACCAGGTACGCGGCCCTGCTGCGGGGGATCGCCCCGAGCAACCCGAACATGACCAACGACAAGCTGCGGGGTGTCTTCGAGGGGCTCGGGTTCGACTCGGTCGCTTCGGTCCTGGCCAGCGGCAACATCGTCTTCAGCGGCAGGAGGAGCGACGTCCCCACGCTCGAGCGGCGGATCCAGCGCGCGCTCCACCGTGAGCTCGGCATCCCCGGCGGCACCATCGTCCGTGAGCACGCCGAGCTCCGCGCCCTGCTGGACAGCGACCCGTTCCCGGGGCTCACGCACGGGCGAGGCACCTACCTGACGGCGACGTTCCTCAAGGACGGCGCCCAGCCCCCGGACCGTCTGCCCGAGCGGTCGGACCCGCGCGCCCGGGTCGTGGGCTTCGACGACGCGGCCCGGGTCTTCCTCGCGGTCATCGACAACAGCGACCCGGGCCGGACCCCGGACTTCATGGCCTGGCTGGAGAAGACCTACGGCAAGGACATCACCACCCGCACCTGGCTCACCGTCCAGCGGATCGTGACGAAGATGGAGAGCTGA
- a CDS encoding DUF1905 domain-containing protein: MTYEFEAELWQWDARQADTWTFVALPTEMADDILEVSAPFARGFGSVRVEVTVGETVWRTSIFPDSKRGTYVLPVKKAVRAAEGLATGDAVRVGLVVLGE, encoded by the coding sequence GTGACGTACGAGTTCGAGGCCGAGCTCTGGCAGTGGGACGCCCGGCAGGCGGACACCTGGACGTTCGTGGCGCTGCCCACCGAGATGGCCGACGACATCCTCGAGGTGTCCGCCCCGTTCGCGCGCGGGTTCGGCTCGGTGCGGGTCGAGGTCACCGTGGGGGAGACGGTGTGGCGGACGTCGATCTTCCCCGACAGCAAGCGCGGCACCTACGTGCTGCCCGTCAAGAAGGCCGTCCGCGCCGCGGAGGGTCTCGCGACCGGAGACGCGGTTCGGGTCGGGCTGGTGGTCCTGGGCGAGTGA
- a CDS encoding nitroreductase/quinone reductase family protein, with the protein MNAALRSLLRTANTLAVALYRRSGGRVGGSAKGVPVLLLTVPGRRTRTPHTVQVAYFEHDGRFLVTGTNGGSSHEPQWFRNIRATPTGRVEIGRRALDVDVRVAAPDERLELWADVVVAQAPPFAHYEEKSGRAIPVAVLTPASPA; encoded by the coding sequence GTGAACGCGGCGCTGAGGTCTCTCCTGCGCACCGCCAACACCCTCGCCGTCGCCCTCTACCGGCGTTCGGGCGGACGCGTCGGCGGATCCGCCAAGGGGGTGCCGGTGCTCCTGCTCACCGTCCCGGGACGCCGGACGCGGACTCCGCACACCGTGCAGGTCGCGTACTTCGAGCACGACGGCCGGTTCCTGGTCACCGGCACCAACGGCGGCTCGTCGCACGAGCCGCAGTGGTTCCGCAACATCCGGGCGACGCCGACCGGTCGCGTCGAGATCGGTCGCCGGGCGCTCGACGTGGACGTCCGGGTGGCCGCGCCGGACGAGCGCCTCGAGCTCTGGGCGGACGTCGTCGTCGCGCAGGCGCCGCCCTTCGCCCACTACGAGGAGAAGAGCGGCCGCGCCATCCCGGTGGCCGTCCTGACGCCCGCGTCCCCGGCCTGA